Genomic window (Streptomyces sp. NBC_01431):
GACCGGCGCGCCGGCGACCTCCGTCAGCTGGAACGGGCGGCCCGCGCCGGGCGCGCTCGACACGACGGGAAGCACGCTCGGCGGCCCGAAGGCGGTCTCCCTTCCGGCGCTGGGCAGTTGGAAGGTCCAGCGGGAGACGCCGGAGGCGGCGGCCGGGTTCGACGACGCCGCGTGGCGGGCGGTCGACAAGCCGGCGCTGTCGGCCGACGACTACGGCTTCCACGCCGGATCCATCTGGTACCGGGGCCACTTCACGGCCGCCGGGGCGGAGGCCGGGATCCAGGTCAACGCCAGTACGGGCAAGGGCGGTTCGTACCTGGTGTGGCTGAACGGCACCTATCTGGGCAGCTCTGCCGACGCGACGCATCTGTTCGCGGTGCCGGGCGGCGTGCTGAAGGCCGGCAAGGACAACGTCCTCGCGGTGCTCGCCGCCGACATGGCGCACGAGCAGGACTGGTCGGCGAACGACAGCCACAAGCAGCCGCGCGGTCTGACCGCGGTACGCCTGGTGGGCTCGGCACGGCAGATCGGCTGGCGCATCCAGGGCGCGCGCGGCGGGGAGGATCTCGCCGACCCGGTGCGCGGACCGCTGAACACCGGTGGCCTGTACGGGGAACGGCAGGGCATGCACCTGCCGGGCTACCCGGACGGCGGCTGGTCCAGCACGTCGCTGCCGGACACCCGGCCGAACTCCGCCGGGGTCTCCTGGTACCGCACCGGCTTCGATCTCGATCTGCCGCAGGGCCAGGACGTACCGCTCGGGCTGACGTTCTCGGACGACAAGACGAAGCACTACCGGGCGCTGGTGTACGTCAACGGCTGGATGACCGGGCTCTACGTGAACGCCCTCGGCCCGCAGACGTCGTTCCCCGTGCAGCCCGGCATGCTGCGCACCCACGGCCACAACACCGTCGCCATCGCCGTGATCGGCGAGGACGCGGCCGGGGACGGTCTCGGCAAGGTGACCCTCGACGCGCGCGGAAACCACACGACGCCGCTGCGGTACGCGGACATCGCCTCGCCGGGCTGGTCGGCGGCCGACCGCGACCCCAGGGCGACCGCCGATGTGCGGATCACGGCGCCGGATTCGATCGCGCGGGGCGCGGCGGGCGAGGTGACGGCGACCTTCGCACCGCGCCGGGCCACGGCCCGGGACGCCTCGCTCACGATGCGGCTGCCCGACGGATGGACGGCCGCCGCACCGCTCACCCAGCCGCTCGGGGACGTACCGGCCGGGCGCACGGTGACACGTACCTGGAAGGTGACCGCGGCGGGCGGTTCGGGACCCTGGTCGGCGGTGCTCTCGGCGACGGCCGGCTACCGGGGCGGGACGGCGTCCGCCGCGGCGGGGGTCGCCTCCCCTCCTCCGGCGCCGGGGGCCGGCTCGCACGCCCTCTCCGACCTCGACTTCACCGCGACGAACGGATGGGGTCCGGTGGAGCGCGACACGTCCAACGGGGAGGACGCGGCCGGTGACGGGCGCCCGATGTCCATCGCGGGCGTGCCCTACGCCAAGGGGCTCGGGGTCCACGCCGACGGCGACGTGACGGTGTTCCTGGGCGGGGCGTGCTCGCGGTTCACGGCGTCGGTGGGCGTGGACGACGAGACGGGCGGCGGCGGTTCGGTCGCCTTCTCGGTCCTGGCGGACGGCAAGGCGGTCGCGACCACGCCGGTGCTCCATGGCAAGCAGTCGGCGATCGCGCTCGACGCGGACGTACGGGGTGCGCAGGTGCTGGAACTGGTCGTGTCGGACGGCGGCGACGGAAACGGGCTGGACCACGCGGACTGGGCTGACGCCCGGCTGACCTGCGCCTAACCCGGCAGAGCACGCTGGGCTCCGGCCCAGACCCCTTTGGGCCCCTCCCGCCCCTTCCCTAGACCCTCCGGGGGTGGGGTGTAGCTGCGGACCGTGTTTCCCCGGGGGCTCCGCCCGCGGCCCCCCGTTCGCGCCTTAAGGGCGCTCGTCCTCAAACGCCGCACGGGCTGGGAATGCCTGCATGGCCACCCTGCTAAGGGTGACCCTGCCAGGGGCGCGGGGAACTGCGCGACCAGCCACGCACGGTCCGCAGCGACCCACCCACCCCCGGAGGCCACGCGGCGGAGCCGCAGAGTGTCACAGCGGGAAGGGGTGGGGTGAGGGCCCTCGCGGGGTCTGGGGCGGAGCCCCAGCAGGGCACCCCGAGTGTGACGTTCGCCGCTCCCGCGCTCGGGACTGGGCAGTTTGGTTACTCGTAAGTAGCATGGGCCGGGTGAGCGCGCGCTCAGTCGCGTGCGCAGCAGTGCAGTGCCACCCCGCACCCTGGAGGAGAGCCATCGTGCCTCGTACCGTCAGGGACGTCGTCTTCGTCGACGGCGTCCGCACCCCGTTCGGCAAGGCGGGCCCGAAGGGCATCTACCACGAGACCCGGGCCGACGATCTGGTCGTCAAGGCGATCCGGGAGCTGCTGCGCCGCAACCCGGCCCTCGACCCCGCGAAGATCGACGAGGTGGCCATCGCCGCCACCACGCAGATCGGTGACCAGGGCCTGACCCTGGGCCGCACCGCCGGCATCCTCGCGGGCCTCCCGCAGTCCGTCCCCGGTTACTCCATCGACCGCATGTGCGCGGGTGCGCTCACGGCCGTCACCACCGCCGCCGGCTCCGTCGCCTTCGGCGCGTACGACGCCGTGATCGCCGGTGGCGTCGAGCACATGGGCCGCCACCCCATGGGCGAGGGCGTCGACCCGAACCCGCGGTTCGTCAGCGAGAAGCTCGTCGACGAGTCGGCCCTGTTCATGGGCATGACCGCCGAGAACCTGCACGACCGCTACCCGCACATCACCAAGCAGCGCACCGACGAGTACGCGGTGCGCTCACAGGAGAAGGCCGCCAAGGCGTACGCCGACGGCAAGATCCAGCAGGACCTGGTGCCGATCTCGGTGCGCAACACCAACGCCGAGGTGGGCGAGACCGGTTGGGGTCTGGTCACCGCCGACGAGCCGATGCGTCCGGGCACCACCCTGGAGAGCCTCGCGGGCCTGAAGACGCCGTTCCGCGTGCACGGCAACGTGACCGCGGGCAACGCGGCGGGCCTCAACGACGGCGCCACCGCGTCGATCATCGCGTCCGAGGAGTTCGCGCGCGAGAACGGCCTCCCGGTCAAGATGCGCCTCGTCTCGTACGCCTTCGCCGGCGTCGAGCCGGAGGTCATGGGCTACGGCCCGATCCCCGCGACCGAGAAGGCCCTCGCCAAGGCGGGCCTGACGATCGAGGACATCAACCTCTTCGAGATCAACGAGGCGTTCGCCGTCCAGGTCCTCGCGTTCCTGGACCACTACGGCATCGCCGACGACGACGCGCGCGTCAACCAGTACGGCGGCGCCATCGCCTTCGGCCACCCACTCGCCTCCTCCGGCGTACGCCTGATGACGCAGCTGGCGCGGCAGTTCGAGGAGCAGCCGGAGGTCCGCTACGGCCTCACCACCATGTGCGTCGGCTTCGGCATGGGCGCCACGGTCATCTGGGAGAACCCGCACCACAAGGACGCCGGAGGCAGCAAGTGAGCACCACCACCGCTGAGCTTCTCAAGGGCGCGGCCGAGCTGTTCCCGGACGAGGTCGTGACGTCCGCGCACGTACGCCACCTCGAACTGCCCTACGGCGCCGGCCGCTTCGCGCTCATCACGCTCGACAACGGCTTCGACCACACCAAGCCGACCACCTTCGGTCCCGGCTCGCTGGCGAACCTCAACGCCGCCATCGACCAGGTCGAGAAGGAGGCCGCCGAGGGCTCCATCGTCGGCGCCGGTGTCACGGGCAAGCCGTTCATCTTCGCGGTCGGCGCCGACCTCAAGGGCGTCGAGATCCTCAAGCGCCACGAGGACGCGCTCGCCATCGGCAAGAGCGGCCACGAGGTCTTCAAGCGCCTTTCCGCGCTGGCCGTGCCGACCTTCGCGTACTACAACGGTGCCGCGATGGGCGGCGGTGTCGAGGTCGGTCTGCACTGCACCTACCGCACCGTCTCCAAGGCGCTGCCCGCGTTCTCGCTGCCCGAGGTCTTCCTCGGTCTGGTCCCGGGCTGGGGCGGCTGCACGCTGCTCCCCAACCTGATCGGCGCCGACAGGGCCGTCTCGGTGATCATCGAGAACTCGCTGAACCAGAACCGCCAGCTCAAGGGCGCGCAGGTCTTCGAACTCGGCATCGCCGACGCCCTCTTCGAGGGTGCCGACTTCCTGGAGCAGTCCCTCATCTGGACCGCGAACGTCCTGAAGGGCGACGTCACCGTCGAGCGCCCCGAGGTCGACCGCGGCGAGGCCTGGGACCAGGCCGTCGCCAAGGGCCGCTTCATCGCGGACTCCAAGGTGCACGGCGCCGCCCCGGCCGCCTACCGCGCCCTGGACATCATCGCGGCGTCGAAGGACGGCGACCTCCAGGCCGGTTTCGACGCCGAGGACACCGCACTCGCCGACCTGATCATGGGTGGCGAACTGCGGTCCGGCATCTACGCGTTCAACCTGGTCCAGAAGCGCGCCAAGCGCCCGGCCGGTGCGCCGGACAAGAACCTGGCGCGCCCGGTCACCAAGGTCGGCGTCGTGGGCGCGGGCCTGATGGCCTCGCAGCTCGCCCTGCTGTTCCTGCGCCGCCTGGAGGTGCCGGTCGTCCTGACCGACATCGACCAGGAGCGCGTCGACAAGGGTGTGGGCTACGTCCACGCCGAGATCGACAAGCTGCTCTCGAAGTCCCGGATCAACCAGGACAAGGCCAACCGCCTCAAGGGCCTGGTCTCCGGCGTCCTCGACAAGGCCGAGGGCTTCTCGGACGCCGACTTCATCATCGAGGCCGTCTTCGAGGAGATCGGCGTCAAGCAGCAGGTGTTCGCGGAGGTCGAGGCGGTCGCCCCGGCGCACGCGATCCTCGCCACCAACACCTCCTCGCTGTCGGTCACCGAGATGGCGTCGAAGCTCAAGCACCCCGAGCGGGTCGTCGGCTTCCACTTCTTCAACCCGGTCGCGATCCTGCCGCTCCTGGAGATCGTGCGCGGCGAGCAGACCGACGACGCCTCGCTGGCCACGGCCTTCGGCGTCGCGCGCAAGCTGAAGAAGACCGCGGTGCTGGTGAAGGACGCCCCGGCGTTCGTCGTCAACCGCATCCTGACCCGCTTCATGGGCGAGATCCAGAACGTCATCGACGAGGGCACTCCGGTCGCCGTCGCCGAGAAGGCCGTCGAGCCGCTCGGTCTGCCGATGTCGCCGCTGGTCCTGCTTGAGCTGGTCGGCCCGGCCATCGGTCTGCATGTGTCGGAGACCCTCAACCGCGCCTTCCCGGACCGCTTCACGGTCTCCGAGAACCTGGCCGCGGTGGTCAAGGCCGGCAAGCGCGGCTTCTACAAGTACGACTCCGGCAAGCCGGAGCTGGACCCCGAGGTCGCGGCCCTCCTCAAGCAGGGCGATGTCGCGCTGACCGAGGAGCAGACCCGCGACCGCGTCCTGGACGCGGTGGCGCAGGAGATCGGTCTGATGCTGGCGGAGGGCGTCGTCGCCGAGGCCCAGGACATCGACCTCTGCCTGATCACGGGCGCCGGCTGGCCCTTCCACCTGGGTGGCATCACGCCGTACCTGGACCGCGAAGGCGTCTCGGAGCGCGTCAACGGCAAGAAGTTCCTGGCGCAGGGCGTCGCGAGCGTCCCGGCGTAACACTGCCCCACCACAACGGCCCCGCACTTCGGTGCGGGGCCGTTGTCGTGCCGAAGTCCCGCCTGAGGCAAGGATGTTGACGGTACGTCATAGATGCGGGAAAGGCCCGGGACCAATGGTCCCGGGCCTCTGCGTACGCGGTGTGCGCGGTGCGCGCGGTGCGTCAGACCTGCTGCCAGGGCTCCAGGGCGAGGCCCGGCTCGCCGGTGCGCTGGCGGGTGATCCGCAGTCCGCCGTCGGGCGTGAACACGCCGAGCACGATGCGCCCGTCGGCGTCCAGGGTCAACGCCGGGGCACCCGCGCAGACCTCGCCGGTCGCGGTCCAGGTGATGCCGGCCGCCTCCTGCTCGGTCGGGTAGGCGGCTATCGCCGGACGGCCGTCGCGGTCGCGCTGGGCGAGCACCGTGCAGTCGACGCCGTCGATCTCCTTGCGCAGCAGCGCGACCGGGCCCGAACCCGCGCCACCGAGCGGCTCGGTGGGTCCGTCACCGCGCCAGGCGCGCAGCTCGCCGGACTTGGCGTCGCGCAGGAAGAACGTGATGCGGCCGCCCTCGCCGGTCGGGAGGCCGTCGATGGTGCCGGTCTCCGGGTCCGCCGCAAGCTTGCCGAGCTCCTGGAACTCGGCGTCGGCGGCGGCCCGCTCGAAGCGCATGACGCCGGTGTCGGACGGGGCGTGGATGACCATCCGGCCGCCCTCGGAGGCGACGACGGATATCGAGCGGTCGGCGCCGTTGCCGTTGAGGTCGGCCCAGCCCGCCCACTTGCCCGACGGCTCATGGCCGCGCGCGGAGACCCCGCCGAAGGCGTTGCGCACCACGATCTGCGCGTTGCCCGCCGAGTCCACGCCGATGGAAGGGTGGCCCATCTTCAGACCGCGCTGCCAGTCGCGCCGCGGGTACGGGGAGCCGACCACGGCCCAGGTCTTGACCGGTCGGCCCGTCTGGTACTGGATGGCGTGCACGAGCTCCGCCCAGGTGCCGCCGTCCTCCAGCGGGGTGTGCCGCAGCGCCACCATGTGCACATAGCCGTCGGCGCCCTGTGCGATCGCAAGGTGCGACTGGAGTCCGGTGCCCGGTGCGACCAGCTCGGGGCCCGTCCACGCGCCGCCCGGCCGGGTCTCCGTCCAGCGGGCGACGCCGCCGCGGGCAGGTGCGTACGCCGAGAGCCGGCCGTCCTTGCCGAGCCGCAGCCAGCCGGTGACCGTGGGCCGTCCGTCCTCGGTCACCACGACCGGGGTGGCGGGCCGGGGTGCGGTGACGATGCCACCGGTCCGGGCGGGCTCCCCCTGCGATGCCTGTCGAGACCTCAGTGCCATGGTCCACGACCACCTTTCCCCGCCGGACCCGCGCGACGCGGCCGGGTCCGGCAAACCAGCGACTTTCTGTGACCATAACACTGGTCACCACCCCCGATTTCCCCGGGAATTCCGTCCCGACGTGCGGCCTTTCGTCACCCGGCGGAACGAGTGGGGGCGCGGGTACGTGCCCCGCATACGGCCGTACGGGTGAGGCGGTCAGCCGGTGCGCACGTAGAAGACCGCTCCGTCCACGACCGCGCTCCGCTCGTACCGCGCCCCGAGCAGCCGGCGCAGGGTGGGGAGGCGGTCCGGGGCGAAGGGCTTGCCCCGGGAGTCGTCCACGATCAGCGCCGGCGGGCGGTCGGCGAGCTCGGCGCGGAAGGTGGGCCAGGCGCCCGCGACGCCGTACTTCTCCCCCACCTGGGGGCCGTCCCGGCCGCCGCTGTAGTTGGTGAGCAGTCCGGCGGTCAGAAAGCGGCTGGCGGGGGCGCGCCCGGCCAGCCAGTACGTCTCGGGGTGTATGC
Coding sequences:
- a CDS encoding 3-hydroxyacyl-CoA dehydrogenase NAD-binding domain-containing protein; this encodes MSTTTAELLKGAAELFPDEVVTSAHVRHLELPYGAGRFALITLDNGFDHTKPTTFGPGSLANLNAAIDQVEKEAAEGSIVGAGVTGKPFIFAVGADLKGVEILKRHEDALAIGKSGHEVFKRLSALAVPTFAYYNGAAMGGGVEVGLHCTYRTVSKALPAFSLPEVFLGLVPGWGGCTLLPNLIGADRAVSVIIENSLNQNRQLKGAQVFELGIADALFEGADFLEQSLIWTANVLKGDVTVERPEVDRGEAWDQAVAKGRFIADSKVHGAAPAAYRALDIIAASKDGDLQAGFDAEDTALADLIMGGELRSGIYAFNLVQKRAKRPAGAPDKNLARPVTKVGVVGAGLMASQLALLFLRRLEVPVVLTDIDQERVDKGVGYVHAEIDKLLSKSRINQDKANRLKGLVSGVLDKAEGFSDADFIIEAVFEEIGVKQQVFAEVEAVAPAHAILATNTSSLSVTEMASKLKHPERVVGFHFFNPVAILPLLEIVRGEQTDDASLATAFGVARKLKKTAVLVKDAPAFVVNRILTRFMGEIQNVIDEGTPVAVAEKAVEPLGLPMSPLVLLELVGPAIGLHVSETLNRAFPDRFTVSENLAAVVKAGKRGFYKYDSGKPELDPEVAALLKQGDVALTEEQTRDRVLDAVAQEIGLMLAEGVVAEAQDIDLCLITGAGWPFHLGGITPYLDREGVSERVNGKKFLAQGVASVPA
- a CDS encoding beta-galactosidase, coding for MRTPTRRAVLAVTTALALGAAALTTAAPAAQARPHPPAAATPTTSHTVGHDDHAFTIDGKPLSIWSGEFHYWRLPSPDAWRDVLQKMKAGGFNAASIYFDWDFHSPKPGVYDFTGVRDVDKLLDIAREVGIYVIARPGPYINAETDGGGFPGWLVTQRGKARTTAPDYLAAADEWLSKIDPILARHQLTNGTGTVIAYQVENEYYQDTADGHAYIKHLVDKAHADGITVPLTGNHNGVFAKELDIDGSDSYPQGFNCSSPDAWHGLPDLSGAKKPGQPLFLAEFQGGSFDPWGGPGFDKCRQLTNGDFEKAAYENNIASGATMQNFYMAYGGTSWGWLPSPGAVYSSYDYGAPIREDRQLSEKYLVDKRLGYLVQSVAPLTKTESVTQGAPDNTSVLRRDRRNPDNGTEFTVVRHKDVNNKAKDTTHLALGGYPSVPQKPGTALTVDGRDSKLLVSDYAMDHQQLRYSTSEIMTHGTFGARDVALLYGRHGQDGETVLRYGARPGVKVLSGQAEQTWDPASGDLRLNYNHNGLTQVLVTPADGSTPLLLLLADDASADSYWRLDTPQGPVLASGPELLRTASYDQGVLKLTGDTDKSASLHVLTGAPATSVSWNGRPAPGALDTTGSTLGGPKAVSLPALGSWKVQRETPEAAAGFDDAAWRAVDKPALSADDYGFHAGSIWYRGHFTAAGAEAGIQVNASTGKGGSYLVWLNGTYLGSSADATHLFAVPGGVLKAGKDNVLAVLAADMAHEQDWSANDSHKQPRGLTAVRLVGSARQIGWRIQGARGGEDLADPVRGPLNTGGLYGERQGMHLPGYPDGGWSSTSLPDTRPNSAGVSWYRTGFDLDLPQGQDVPLGLTFSDDKTKHYRALVYVNGWMTGLYVNALGPQTSFPVQPGMLRTHGHNTVAIAVIGEDAAGDGLGKVTLDARGNHTTPLRYADIASPGWSAADRDPRATADVRITAPDSIARGAAGEVTATFAPRRATARDASLTMRLPDGWTAAAPLTQPLGDVPAGRTVTRTWKVTAAGGSGPWSAVLSATAGYRGGTASAAAGVASPPPAPGAGSHALSDLDFTATNGWGPVERDTSNGEDAAGDGRPMSIAGVPYAKGLGVHADGDVTVFLGGACSRFTASVGVDDETGGGGSVAFSVLADGKAVATTPVLHGKQSAIALDADVRGAQVLELVVSDGGDGNGLDHADWADARLTCA
- a CDS encoding thiolase family protein, with the protein product MPRTVRDVVFVDGVRTPFGKAGPKGIYHETRADDLVVKAIRELLRRNPALDPAKIDEVAIAATTQIGDQGLTLGRTAGILAGLPQSVPGYSIDRMCAGALTAVTTAAGSVAFGAYDAVIAGGVEHMGRHPMGEGVDPNPRFVSEKLVDESALFMGMTAENLHDRYPHITKQRTDEYAVRSQEKAAKAYADGKIQQDLVPISVRNTNAEVGETGWGLVTADEPMRPGTTLESLAGLKTPFRVHGNVTAGNAAGLNDGATASIIASEEFARENGLPVKMRLVSYAFAGVEPEVMGYGPIPATEKALAKAGLTIEDINLFEINEAFAVQVLAFLDHYGIADDDARVNQYGGAIAFGHPLASSGVRLMTQLARQFEEQPEVRYGLTTMCVGFGMGATVIWENPHHKDAGGSK